From Maniola hyperantus chromosome 28, iAphHyp1.2, whole genome shotgun sequence, one genomic window encodes:
- the LOC117994974 gene encoding titin-like isoform X1, translated as MKFYLVYKNHGLYDPILDDSEDLYAPIGPDDSDQGTNVQELRQVQIETKESQDKTRLESDYSILESSTPYRPFSAGTLEEPIILNLNYKDVFPELSLDELPSQIKYKLPVSEQYDPEGKKIKEKTVYDKNIIIDFEKIKKLAEQQTKDVFCKKEVDKSLFKKTEKVKVSTQESKHLNILEKTELRKIRQAAKQVIEDSLSKAVSMANQLKNKSDYKSESLYKEKEILSQTHKLSKETSLQSKLKKRKITKKVSFEDDNNKVHEEKISSDEATKREVRVADEIKKFETFDIQMDSKLNVEERRLLTQRDIEEAIEAGTVRQRTGMFKTGTDKIMASKLDQKTFEKVKKDVKTDLELAKQRVYNIGLQIIPCIRATVQTSRQSTMLLKRFILQMTKIMTTLYRFIPIEKRYNFTRSKRIYEDRKESHEYIHKIDSGDELFRRDTLMDREKEIKKPKLSGAKIAQIEGLKPAELTDRMNIVISEFLRKSVKEEQFDKEECHRSQTSTSKSERETQDEFLNDTSFSERTFDESHTGDEFLYGSSFRETTFDKDKSGSEFSDRNRKLIEEMYETKTQSYEMREMKEEKRYSESKTSKYDSKLHSYETESTTRDDVSVPLTYIAIVEAHVYTNINAIFEEQMRRMSESMKQTDFTESGIIYYRCEVSVFYRQFREPSLPPTVVIESIEEIPSEQVFEQERQELLQTCETGYEDTAKQLAVQKISEVIEPLLKIKEVKSVNIKQAYPAFETPLRLISEQTTVTMEKEENILQESKLIETSLISIEKPLKSVVETSEIKDEERSGFVEIQEIEERKPRPILEPSQTIAETTEIFVEEEAVGMLEIPHPIAQLPQPVKFERAIKSVAETSEVIVDEANIDILEVSKSVGSTPRYTIADNLRSIAETMIAIIEEPKSESKDVMKITGETVKVGVDEIIASEVFEVFPEEPVYEEVIQTEIKRRESEVFLEKSLLVLPEITLTSVEEPICEELVISKALSKEAKVDISAKVVAEITEVSLNEKEEDTFDVVKITVKEPGALKEESVLSVGETQTILPFEPLAEVFDSKKVINQQASITFKELKATETTFTHVEEPKVAFEINEYLKQQAHVEVEELKSATVSSVTVEEPKQETVETHKVNNKEANTDMEASLLTVAENTIILPEGPHHGNLEIPQVETKRPKTLIEGGLIVAETVLVSPTSPEGDFNFTEKINQQAKISIEESKAITTSLVHLEEPKEVKFDLLQLLEKQPQALLQDYMLPVATTLEVLPEGPKDDDLITPKPVHEKADIDIEEFKTASVTYVSVEEPKNESLENFSYKEKESESLLEKPVFNVAEKFDIVPEGPLYDKLETPEIPSGKANIIVEEIKPLTISIITPNEPQEKSVDVPQVKDITLQFIIDDHFLPVVEAISVVPDEPKDSFTVVSVTSEQANVKIKESKGTSITVVYSEEPKEEDIKLPIIEVKQQQPVLEAVYLTAAETSLILSEESKITFEIAKTTNQQAHIEVIEQKAAEASLVFSLDSRDKDLVIEEVIEKTPKTLVERPVLTAAENSIIISEEKVEALPKATKPSGQKATIYLEGLKLPNTLILFSEEPSPAIIEVEKLNKKEPHFTVEQTVKAVALINIVQTSEVETEFTVFSKAISKVGRLTYEAYTPVFHTTTIVYEDAANYESKISKIVNQAKVIIVEATATAIAKSTFVNVTIAKEEIVDVSKYTVEFAEDHVTKEAALKVKKEITVDIKDIDWSSASSTISSAPSSPFIQEYVFGIATGHEYRVQSPQETELHIVQPAKDSYGVDSANASYTLTFEAAYEEEDEILHMEEFSDVVKKNQFWISDIKTIETIESSDARIHLVDITMGVEAHKASEKDVSIQSIKSRSQSFDTSADFELSLQSSAQSKARETQISDNMKAIATIDLRSDRSFKTVEDVESQAKVNIKSNSAKAYSAQSVDVSYGLTLENGVIVDGQSMELDVQTSVESKTACAKSTKRTVKKGAKSMALKTSETDIEASYDYEAGMNVESTSISKESYAAMQGRIQSRRAAKESYTAMEGSIESRSIVGGSHATIEANLESSRVSEESYLAMGGKVESSRVAKGTYAEMDASLQSRSISKSSYAAAEASLEASTISQTKHSSKQASFESKTSKSMEMDARQKMSTETTQDRRQKLSLQTDLKEIIAQVTNGMKSPSPEDIPSTPLRDVYIFRLRTPVPEETTFVPRDCSFSPESVHEDDYIIVNGMVPHIDTKIVRVLYSPPLETPRTSPVRKVEPVFTKPGLRGGSETPEFFKPGSKSGSRTPEFTKEEILEIGRKSALLASEIDKTIRSIEEYKESVGIGANTEKAETKGDLRLNEKEETTKKSLNNLKVEKTRKPVDTKKVKSSDTKNSSETYYGAQSTDSKKITELDVRKEENNKSRKRMLSRFSQI; from the exons ATGAAATTCTACTTGGTCTACAAAAATCA tgGTCTCTACGACCCCATTCTCGATGACTCCGAAGATCTTTACGCACCCATAGGACCAGATGATTCAGACCAAGGCACCAACGTTCAAGAACTAAGACAAGTCCAAATAGAAACAAAAGAATCACAAGACAAAACGAGATTAGAGTCTGATTATTCTATTCTAGAATCTTCTACACCCTATAGGCCTTTCTCGGCTGGTACTTTAGAAGAACCTATAATATTAAACCTTAATTACAAAGATGTCTTTCCTGAACTCAGTCTGGATGAACTACCCTCACAAATTAAATATAAACTACCAGTTTCTGAACAATATGACCCTGAAGgcaagaaaatcaaagaaaaaacagtttacgataaaaatattataatcgattttgaaaaaattaagaaacTCGCTGAACAACAAACTAAAGATGTATTTTGCAAAAAAGAGGTTgacaaaagtttatttaaaaagacGGAAAAAGTAAAAGTTTCTACACAAGAATCTAaacatttgaatattttagaaaaaactGAGTTACGTAAAATAAGGCAAGCAGCTAAACAGGTTATAGAAGACAGTCTAAGTAAAGCTGTGTCTATGGCTAatcaattgaaaaataaatcagATTACAAAAGTGAGTCTTTATATAAAGAAAAGGAAATTTTATCGCAAACACACAAACTATCAAAAGAAACGTCTCTACAATCAAAGTTAAAAAAACGGAAGATAACTAAAAAAGTTTCTTTCGAAGATGACAACAATAAAGTGCATGAAGAAAAAATATCATCAGATGAGGCTACTAAAAGGGAAGTACGCGTTGCGgatgaaattaaaaagtttgAGACGTTTGATATACAAATGGATTCGAAACTAAATGTAGAAGAGAGGAGGCTATTAACTCAACGAGACATTGAAGAAGCTATAGAGGCTGGCACAGTCCGTCAAAGAACTGGAATGTTTAAGACTGGCACTGACAAAATAATGGCAAGTAAACTTGATCAAAAGACGtttgaaaaagttaaaaaagatGTCAAAACTGATTTAGAGTTAGCCAAGCAAAGGGTTTATAACATTGGATTACAAATTATACCATGCATACGTGCTACAGTGCAAACTTCACGCCAAAGTACTATGCtattaaaaagatttattttgcaAATGACTAAAATTATGACTACGTTATATAGATTTATTCCAATAGAAAAAAGATATAATTTCACAAGATCAAAGCGAATATATGAAGACAGGAAAGAAAGTCACGAGTATATTCATAAAATAGATTCTGGTGATGAACTATTCAGAAGAGACACATTAATGGATAgagaaaaagaaattaaaaaacccAAACTCTCAGGAGCTAAAATTGCACAAATAGAGGGTCTTAAACCTGCAGAACTAACTGATAGAATGAATATAGTCATTTCAGAATTTCTGCGGAAATCGGTGAAGGAAGAACAATTTGATAAAGAGGAATGTCATCGAAGTCAAACATCGACTTCGAAAAGCGAAAGAGAAACACAAGACGAGTTTTTGAATGATACTTCTTTTAGTGAAAGGACTTTTGATGAGAGCCATACAGGAGATGAATTTTTGTATGGTTCTTCATTCAGAGAAACAACTTTTGATAAAGATAAAAGTGGAAGTGAATTTTCAGATAGGAATAGGAAACTGATTGAAGAAATGTATGAAACTAAAACCCAGTCATATGAAATGCGTGAAATGAAAGAAGAAAAACGTTATTCGGAGTCCAAAACTTCAAAATATGATTCTAAACTGCATTCATATGAAACTGAATCAACAACAAGAGACGATGTCAGTGTACCTTTAACTTACATTGCTATAGTAGAAGCTCATGTTTACACGAATATAAATGCCATTTTCGAAGAACAAATGAGACGAATGTCTGAAAGTATGAAACAAACTGATTTCACAGAATCGGGTATTATCTATTATAGATGTGAAGTGTCTGTCTTTTACAGACAATTTAGAGAACCCTCATTACCACCTACTGTAGTCATAGAATCCATTGAAGAAATTCCGTCAGAACAAGTGTTTGAGCAAGAAAGGCAAGAACTTTTACAAACATGTGAAACTGGTTATGAAGACACAGCAAAGCAGCTAGCAGTACAAAAAATATCCGAGGTTATAGAGCCTTTACTTAAGATAAAGGAAGTTAAGTCTGTAAATATCAAACAAGCTTATCCTGCTTTTGAAACGCCACTCAGGTTAATATCTGAACAAACAACCGTCACAatggaaaaagaagaaaatattttacaggAATCAAAGTTAATTGAAACATCCCTCATTTCAATTGAAAAGCCACTAAAATCCGTGGTGGAAACTTCAGAAATTAAAGACGAAGAAAGAAGTGGATTTGTTGAAATACAAGAGATTGAAGAGCGTAAGCCACGACCAATTTTAGAACCAAGCCAAACCATtgctgaaactactgaaatATTCGTAGAAGAAGAAGCAGTGGGAATGCTTGAAATCCCTCATCCCATCGCACAATTACCACAACCTGTTAAGTTTGAAAGGGCTATCAAATCAGTTGCTGAAACTAGTGAGGTGATTGTCGATGAAGCTAATATCGATATATTGGAAGTTTCAAAAAGCGTAGGTTCAACACCTAGATACACAATTGCAGATAATCTGCGGTCAATTGCAGAAACGATGATCGCAATCATAGAAGAACCTAAAAGTGAAAGCAAAGATGTGATGAAAATTACTGGTGAAACAGTTAAAGTTGGAGTGGATGAAATAATCGCAAGTGAGGTTTTCGAGGTTTTCCCTGAAGAGCCTGTATATGAAGAAGTAATACAAACTGAAATTAAAAGGAGAGAGAGTGAAGTGTTTTTGGAAAAATCTCTTTTAGTTTTACCTGAAATCACTTTGACTTCCGTGGAAGAACCTATTTGTGAAGAACTGGTTATATCTAAGGCCCTAAGCAAGGAAGCCAAAGTTGATATAAGTGCAAAGGTTGTTGCTGAAATAACTGAAGTGTCTCTTAATGAAAAAGAAGAGGATACTTTTGATGTAGTAAAAATTACTGTAAAGGAACCTGGAGCACTAAAAGAAGAGTCAGTTTTATCGGTTGGCGAAACGCAAACAATTTTGCCCTTTGAACCACTCGCAGAGGTATTTGATTCTAAAAAAGTAATTAACCAACAAGCTTCTATAACCTTCAAAGAGTTAAAGGCAACCGAAACTACTTTCACACATGTTGAAGAACCAAAAGTAGCTTTTGaaattaatgaatatttaaaacaaCAAGCTCATGTGGAAGTCGAAGAATTAAAATCAGCAACAGTTTCATCTGTCACTGTTGAGGAACCAAAGCAGGAAACTGTAGAAACACATAAAGTGAATAATAAAGAGGCAAACACTGATATGGAAGCTTCTCTCTTAACTGTTGCTGAAAACACAATAATTTTGCCAGAAGGACCCCACCACGGAAATCTGGAAATTCCACAAGTAGAAACAAAGCGACCTAAAACATTAATAGAAGGTGGTTTGATTGTAGCTGAAACTGTATTAGTATCTCCTACTAGTCCGGAAGGGGATTTTAACTTCactgaaaaaataaatcaacaaGCCAAAATTAGTATTGAAGAATCCAAAGCAATAACAACATCACTTGTACATTTGGAAGAACCAAAGGAAGTGAAATTTGATCTACTACAATTGCTAGAAAAGCAACCACAAGCTTTGCTACAAGATTATATGTTACCAGTAGCTACAACATTAGAAGTATTACCCGAAGGGCCTAAAGATGACGATCTTATAACACCTAAACCTGTACATGAGAAAGCAGATATTGATATTGAGGAATTTAAAACTGCGTCAGTAACTTATGTTTCCGTTGAAGAACCTAAGAACGAAAGTTTAGAAAATTTTTCATATAAAGAAAAAGAATCCGAATCTTTATTAGAAAAACCTGTATTTAATGTAGCAGAAAAGTTTGATATAGTACCGGAAGGACCACTGTACGATAAATTAGAAACACCAGAAATACCAAGTGGTAAAGCTAATATTATTGTTGAAGAAATTAAACCTCTTACAATAAGTATTATAACTCCTAATGAACCGCAGGAAAAATCAGTGGATGTTCCCCAAGTAAAAGACATAACACTACAATTTATAATAGATGACCACTTTTTACCGGTTGTTGAAGCCATATCAGTTGTACCTGATGAACCTAAAGATAGTTTTACTGTAGTGTCAGTTACAAGTGAGCAGGCCAAtgtgaaaattaaagaatcaaaAGGTACCAGCATAACTGTCGTATATTCTGAGGAACCAAAAGAAGAAGATATAAAATTGCCAATTATTGAGGTTAAACAACAACAGCCTGTATTAGAGGCAGTTTATTTAACAGCTGCTGAAACATCACTGATATTGTCAGAAGAATCTAAAATTACTTTTGAGATAgcaaaaacaacaaaccaacaagcacaTATTGAAGTAATAGAACAAAAAGCAGCTGAAGCTAGCCTAGTGTTCTCACTGGACTCAAGAGACAAAGATTTGGTTATAGAAGAAGTTATTGAGAAAACACCTAAAACCTTAGTTGAACGTCCTGTTTTAACTGCTGCAGAAAATTCCATTATTATATCAGAGGAAAAAGTAGAGGCACTTCCAAAAGCTACTAAACCAAGCGGTCAAAAAGCGACAATATATTTGGAAGGCCTAAAACTACCCAATACACTCATACTTTTTTCAGAAGAACCATCACCTGCTATTATAGAAGTTgagaaactaaataaaaaagaacCTCACTTTACAGTTGAACAAACAGTAAAAGCTGTTGCTTTGATAAATATAGTTCAAACAAGTGAAGTAGAAACGGAATTTACGGTATTTTCTAAAGCAATATCTAAAGTAGGTAGACTCACATACGAAGCATATACACCAGTTTTCCATACAACGACAATTGTTTATGAAGATGCTGCAAACTATGAAAGCAAAATATCTAAAATAGTTAACCAAGCTAAAGTTATAATAGTAGAGGCAACTGCAACCGCTATAGCCAAGAGTACATTTGTTAATGTTACTATTGCAAAAGAAGAAATTGTCGATGTTAGTAAATACACTGTTGAATTCGCTGAAGATCACGTGACAAAAGAAGCTGCTTTGAAAGTAAAGAAAGAAATAACAGTCGATATCAAAGATATTGATTGGAGCAGTGCCTCTTCTACCATATCCTCAGCACCCTCTTCGCCTTTTATTCAGGAATATGTTTTTGGTATTGCTACTGGCCATGAATATAGAGTCCAATCACCGCAAGAAACTGAACTGCATATTGTGCAACCAGCAAAAGATTCGTATGGAGTTGACAGCGCTAATGCGAGCTATACATTAACTTTCGAAGCAGCGTACGAGGAAGAAGACGAGATACTACATATGGAAGAATTCAGTGACGTAGTCAAGAAAAACCAGTTTTGGATATCTGATATTAAAACCATAGAGACAATAGAATCTTCAGATGCTAGAATACATTTAGTGGATATAACTATGGGTGTCGAAGCTCACAAGGCTAGTGAAAAGGATGTTTCTATTCAGAGTATCAAAAGTAGGTCTCAATCATTTGACACATCAGCAGACTTTGAGCTTAGCTTGCAGTCTTCAGCACAATCAAAAGCAAGAGAAACTCAAATCTCAGATAATATGAAAGCAATCGCAACCATTGATTTAAGATCAGATCGATCTTTTAAGACTGTAGAGGATGTAGAGTCACAAGCTAAAGTTAACATAAAATCAAATTCAGCTAAAGCGTATTCTGCGCAAAGTGTAGATGTATCTTACGGCTTAACACTAGAAAACGGAGTCATAGTAGATGGTCAGTCAATGGAATTAGACGTACAAACTTCAGTAGAATCTAAAACTGCATGTGCAAAGTCAACTAAAAGGACAGTGAAAAAAGGAGCAAAATCTATGGCTTTGAAAACTTCAGAAACTGACATAGAAGCAAGTTATGATTATGAAGCAGGTATGAATGTTGAATCAACTAGTATTTCTAAGGAAAGCTATGCAGCTATGCAGGGGAGAATTCAATCAAGGAGAGCTGCTAAGGAAAGCTATACAGCTATGGAAGGAAGTATTGAATCAAGAAGTATTGTTGGGGGAAGCCATGCAACAATAGAAGCAAATCTTGAATCAAGCAGAGTTTCGGAAGAAAGCTATTTAGCAATGGGAGGTAAAGTTGAATCTAGTCGTGTTGCTAAAGGTACCTACGCAGAAATGGATGCTAGTTTACAATCAAGAAGTATTTCTAAGAGTAGTTATGCAGCAGCAGAAGCTAGTCTTGAAGCAAGTACTATTTCACAAACCAAGCATTCATCAAAGCAGGCAAGCTTTGAATCTAAAACATCCAAATCAATGGAGATGGATGCAAGACAGAAAATGTCTACTGAAACAACTCAAGATAGACGACAAAAGCTATCATTGCAGACAGATTTGAAAGAAATTATAGCTCAAGTTACAAATGGCATGAAGTCTCCATCTCCAGAAGACATACCGTCTACTCCATTAAGAGatgtatatatatttagattacgaaCACCTGTGCCAGAAGAGACTACCTTTGTACCCCGTGACTGTTCCTTCTCGCCTGAAAGTGTTCATGAGGACGACTATATCATAGTAAATGGAATGGTTCCTCATATAGATACGAAAATAGTAAGAGTCTTATACAGTCCACCGTTAGAGACACCGCGTACGTCTCCTGTGAGGAAGGTGGAACCTGTTTTTACGAAGCCAGGACTGAGAGGTGGGTCAGAGACGCCAGAGTTTTTTAAGCCAGGGTCGAAAAGTGGATCTCGCACTCCAGAATTTACTAAG gagGAGATACTCGAAATCGGTCGGAAATCGGCTCTCCTTGCTTCAGAAATTGACAAAACAATCAGAAGCATTGAAGAGTACAAGGAATCGGTCGGCATTGGTGCCAATACCGAAAAAGCTGAAACGAAAGGAGACTTAAGACTTAATGAAAAAGAAGaaactacaaaaaaatcactaaaCAATCTAAAAGTAGAAAAAACAAGAAAGCCTGTTGAtactaaaaaagtaaaaagttcagATACAAAAAATTCCAGTGAAACATATTATGGAGCTCAAAGTACAGATTCAAAAAAAATAACCGAATTAGATGTcagaaaagaagaaaataataaatcgcGTAAAAGAATGTTGTCTAGGTTTTCACAAATTTGA